In Anomalospiza imberbis isolate Cuckoo-Finch-1a 21T00152 chromosome 10, ASM3175350v1, whole genome shotgun sequence, the following proteins share a genomic window:
- the BCL6 gene encoding B-cell lymphoma 6 protein → MASPADSCIQFTRHASDVLLNLNRLRSRDILTDVVIIVNREQFRAHKTVLMACSGLFYSIFTDQLKCNLNVINLDPEINPEGFCILLDFMYTSRLNLRENNIMAVMATALYLQMEHVVDTCRRFVKSSEAEMVSAVKTPREDFLAGRMLGHPEVMAYRSRDVSENGMPLQNGSLCNGRAFAPGLINSLSGSPISYHGYSPLPLNSFLVDDELREMRMPLSELSRAGAFPKERILPCDSSRTIPTEYVRTITDISANMCHATIYAPKEGAAEEARSDMHYSVASGPKPVIPSVRNNPYFPCDKVAKEEERTSSEDEISQHFEPTNTPLDRKGLISPQSPQKSDCQPNSPTESSSSKNARIGQNSSSLFTKSPTDPKACNWKKYKFIVLNSLNQNTKQDSADQNEMGTLSPRTYVPMSTCQQSMEPEHLNVQSPTKISVNGEDSTIPQASRLNNIVNRSRDGSPRSSEGQSPLYMHSSKCSSCGCQSPQHTEMCLHTPGSNFGEEMGETQSEYSDSSCENGAFFCNECDCRFSEEASLKRHSLQVHSDKPYKCDRCQASFRYKGNLASHKTVHTGEKPYRCNICGAQFNRPANLKTHTRIHSGEKPYKCETCGARFVQVAHLRAHVLIHTGEKPYPCEICGTRFRHLQTLKSHLRIHTGEKPYHCEKCNLHFRHKSQLRLHLRQKHGAITNTKVQYRISASEVPPELPKAC, encoded by the exons ATGGCCTCGCCGGCAGACAGCTGCATCCAGTTCACCCGCCACGCGAGCGACGTCCTCCTCAATCTCAACCGCCTCAGAAGCCGGGATATCTTGACTGATGTTGTCATCATCGTGAACCGGGAGCAGTTTAGAGCCCACAAAACAGTCCTGATGGCCTGCAG TGGCCTCTTCTACAGCATCTTCACTGACCAGCTCAAGTGCAACTTGAATGTTATCAACCTGGATCCTGAAATTAACCCTGAGGGATTTTGCATCCTCTTGGACTTCATGTACACCTCCCGCCTGAATTTGAGGGAGAACAATATCATGGCTGTGATGGCCACAGCACTCTACCTGCAGATGGAGCACGTGGTTGACACCTGCCGAAGGTTTGTCAAGTCTAG CGAAGCAGAGATGGTGTCTGCTGTGAAGACGCCAAGGGAAGACTTTTTGGCTGGACGGATGCTGGGCCACCCAGAGGTGATGGCTTATCGGagcagagatgtctcagagaaTGGCATGCCTCTTCAAAATGGGTCCCTCTGCAATGGGAGGGCCTTTGCACCTGGCTTGATCAACAGTTTGTCTGGATCCCCCATTTCCTACCATGGATACAGCCCTCTCCCTCTAAATAGCTTCCTAGTGGATGATGAGTTGCGGGAGATGAGGATGCCCCTCTCTGAACTCTCAAGGGCAGGTGCCTTCCCCAAGGAGAGGATCCTGCCGTGTGACAGCTCCAGGACAATCCCCACTGAGTACGTGAGAACCATTACCGACATCTCTGCCAACATGTGCCATGCTACCATCTATGCTCCAAAGGAAGGTGCTGCTGAAGAAGCCAGGAGTGACATGCACTACAGCGTGGCTTCTGGGCCCAAACCTGTCATCCCTTCAGTCCGGAACAATCCCTACTTCCCTTGTGATAAAGTGGCCAAAGAGGAGGAGCGGACCTCGTCAGAGGACGAGATCAGCCAGCACTTTGAGCCCACCAACACACCCCTGGACCGCAAGGGACTCATCAGCCCTCAGAGCCCACAGAAGTCAGACTGCCAGCCCAACTCACCAACTGAgtccagcagcagcaagaatGCCCGTATCGGTCagaactccagctccctcttcaCCAAGAGCCCCACAGACCCCAAAGCCTGCAACTGGAAGAAGTACAAGTTCATTGTCCTCAACTCTCTCAACCAGAACACCAAGCAAGACAGCGCTGACCAGAATGAGATGGGAACCCTCTCTCCTCGCACCTATGTGCCCATGTCCACTTGCCAGCAGTCCATGGAGCCGGAGCATCTCAATGTGCAATCCCCCACCAAGATAAGTGTGAATGGTGAAGACTCTACGATCCCACAAGCAAGCAGACTCAACAATATTGTTAACAG GTCCCGGGATGGGTCCCCTCGGAGCAGCGAAGGGCAGTCCCCACTGTACATGCATTCATCAAAGTGCAGCTCCTGTGGCTGCCAGTCCCCACAACATACTGAGATGTGCCTTCATACCCCTGGCTCAAACTTTGGAGAAGAGATGGGGGAAACCCAGTCTGAATACTCTGACTCCAGCTGCG AGAATGGAGCCTTCTTCTGCAATGAGTGCGACTGCCGGTTCTCCGAGGAGGCCTCTCTCAAGAGACATTCTCTGCAAGTCCACAGTGACAAACCCTACAAGTGTGACCGCTGCCAGGCCTCCTTTCGCTACAAGGGGAACCTCGCCAGCCACAAAACCGTCCACACAG gagagaagccgTACCGCTGCAACATCTGCGGGGCACAGTTCAACCGACCGGCCAACCTGAAAACCCACACGCGCATCCACTCTGGGGAGAAACCCTACAAGTGTGAGACTTGTGGGGCCAGATTTGTCCAG gtgGCCCACCTCCGTGCTCATGTGCTCATTCACACCGGGGAGAAGCCGTACCCCTGTGAGATCTGCGGCACACGCTTCCGGCACCTGCAGACCCTCAAAAGTCACCTTCGAATCCACACAGGAGAGAAACCATATCAT TGTGAGAAGTGCAACCTGCATTTCCGCCACAAAAGCCAGCTGCGGCTCCACCTGCGGCAGAAGCACGGGGCCATCACCAACACCAAGGTGCAGTACCGCATCTCGGCCAGCGAGGTGCCTCCGGAGCTCCCCAAGGCCTGCTGA